In Zingiber officinale cultivar Zhangliang chromosome 8B, Zo_v1.1, whole genome shotgun sequence, a single genomic region encodes these proteins:
- the LOC122017055 gene encoding probable RNA-binding protein ARP1 isoform X2 yields the protein MGQQFGDTTLTKVFVGGLAWETREEAMREHFDRFGDILEAVIISDKHTGRSKGYGFVTFKEAEAAKHACEDASPVINGRRANCNLASLGAKRAGLRPEPPSTRVPLSAHGQHHQPPPDMAMGPRGVSSAPPPPTGAAQWYYRVPSITPPPSSPPPFQLHHYHNALPFYPTAGYRYSPRYITDFSYNGRMGHTGGLVAAAGTMPVYPLYQFQQHQPPFFHAPNATTAVATVPSAIQPAPPTGRSSQFNHGCHISL from the exons ATGGGGCAGCAGTTTGGGGACACGACGCTGACCAAGGTGTTCGTGGGAGGGCTGGCGTGGGAGACGCGAGAGGAGGCGATGCGCGAGCACTTCGACCGCTTCGGCGACATCCTCGAGGCCGTCATCATATCCGACAAGCACACCGGCCGTTCCAAGGGCTACGGCTTT GTGACGTTCAAGGAAGCAGAGGCGGCGAAGCATGCGTGCGAAGACGCGTCGCCGGTAATCAACGGCCGTCGCGCCAACTGCAACCTCGCTTCCCTCGGCGCCAAGCGAGCTGGCCTCCGACCCGAGCCTCCGTCCACTCGGGTGCCGCTCTCCGCTCACGGCCAACACCACCAACCGCCACCAG ATATGgcgatgggacccagaggagtgTCATCGGCGCCACCGCCGCCGACAGGAGCAGCGCAGTGGTACTACCGCGTCCCCTCCATAACGCCGCCGCCATCGTCGCCTCCTCCGTTCCAACTCCATCACTACCACAATGCGCTCCCATTCTACCCCACCGCCGGCTACAG GTACTCTCCTCGTTACATCACAGACTTCAGTTACAACGGG AGGATGGGACATACTGGTGGCTTGGTCGCTGCTGCCGGAACGATGCCAGTGTATCCTTTGTACCAGTTCCAGCAGCATCAGCCTCCCTTCTTCCATGCCCCCAATGCTACTACTGCCGTCGCCACCGTGCCGTCGGCCATCCAGCCTGCTCCGCCCACAGGTCGGTCATCTCAATTCAATCACGGTTGTCACATTTCCTTGTGA
- the LOC122013546 gene encoding uncharacterized protein LOC122013546: MTGGVKVSSSPGREKLPPPIGLARLLYGKAIGSRSRGRSASAARSSPMFVSQSRSRGRSASAAVEVAAAAAEEGEPSSPKVTCIGQVRMRNKNRTPWGKHRKAPSAKKQRSHSCLVSCHCFHKAFLCVVFKTPPGGSGGGRRRLWLWRRRWSCIQSGRSEEYKERKKLDPVKSPQLPEFITCATKEADQKYDDGEGKNGEAVVVREEPPVPLSSETTSSPPKNALLLMRCRSAPHNRASSLATGRFALPPDEELVQQSAAGEETTQEAAAEAQAEEEHQVEDDEAKGSESQRLLVLPRSKSEPAWRAAAKLAVPEAASCFWPAQVNDNRLHYSSPTDVSSPPQ, translated from the coding sequence ATGACCGGCGGTGTCAAGGTCTCCTCCAGCCCTGGGCGGGAGAAGCTGCCCCCACCGATCGGCCTCGCGCGCCTGCTGTACGGCAAGGCCATCGGAAGCCGTAGCCGCGGACGCTCCGCCTCCGCCGCGCGGTCCAGCCCCATGTTCGTGTCGCAGAGTCGGAGCCGTGGCCGTTCCGCCTCGGCGGCGGTGGAAGTGGCTGCCGCCGCCGCCGAGGAGGGCGAGCCTTCGTCGCCCAAGGTCACGTGCATCGGTCAAGTCCGGATGCGTAACAAAAACAGGACACCGTGGGGGAAACATAGGAAGGCGCCTTCGGCCAAGAAGCAGAGGAGTCACTCCTGCCTCGTGTCCTGCCACTGCTTTCACAAGGCTTTCCTCTGTGTCGTGTTTAAGACGCCCCCTGGCGGCAGCGGCGGTGGCCGACGCCGTCTCTGGTTATGGAGGCGGAGATGGAGCTGCATCCAATCCGGCCGGAGCGAGGAGTATAAAGAGAGGAAGAAGCTGGATCCGGTTAAGTCGCCACAGCTACCGGAGTTTATCACGTGCGCTACGAAGGAAGCGGATCAAAAATACGACGACGGCGAAGGGAAAAATGGGGAGGCGGTGGTCGTGCGCGAGGAGCCACCGGTGCCTTTGTCATCGGAGACGACATCTTCTCCGCCGAAGAACGCTCTCCTCCTGATGCGCTGCCGGTCAGCGCCGCACAACCGGGCGTCCTCGCTCGCCACAGGCCGGTTCGCGTTACCTCCAGACGAGGAGCTCGTGCAGCAGTCCGCTGCCGGAGAAGAAACAACACAGGAGGCGGCGGCGGAAGCGCAAGCGGAAGAGGAACATCAAGTAGAGGACGACGAGGCAAAAGGGTCAGAATCTCAGCGGCTGTTAGTGCTGCCGCGGAGCAAGTCAGAGCCGGCGTGGCGGGCGGCGGCGAAGCTGGCTGTCCCGGAGGCCGCCTCCTGCTTCTGGCCCGCCCAGGTCAACGACAATCGGCTTCACTACTCGAGCCCCACCGACGTCTCCTCCCCACCGCAGTGA
- the LOC122017055 gene encoding probable RNA-binding protein ARP1 isoform X1, which translates to MSSLLNLSSYIFTKHAFLLTSIEHPQIKPSCSRLAVASPTHPCPWWKDSRMGQQFGDTTLTKVFVGGLAWETREEAMREHFDRFGDILEAVIISDKHTGRSKGYGFVTFKEAEAAKHACEDASPVINGRRANCNLASLGAKRAGLRPEPPSTRVPLSAHGQHHQPPPDMAMGPRGVSSAPPPPTGAAQWYYRVPSITPPPSSPPPFQLHHYHNALPFYPTAGYRYSPRYITDFSYNGRMGHTGGLVAAAGTMPVYPLYQFQQHQPPFFHAPNATTAVATVPSAIQPAPPTGRSSQFNHGCHISL; encoded by the exons ATGTCTTCTCTGCTTAATTTATCCTCTTATATattcacaaaacatgcattccttTTAACTTCCATCGAACACCCTCAAATCAAACCAAGCTGTAGCAGACTAGCAGTAGCATCGCCAACACACCCT TGTCCGTGGTGGAAGGATTCGCGAATGGGGCAGCAGTTTGGGGACACGACGCTGACCAAGGTGTTCGTGGGAGGGCTGGCGTGGGAGACGCGAGAGGAGGCGATGCGCGAGCACTTCGACCGCTTCGGCGACATCCTCGAGGCCGTCATCATATCCGACAAGCACACCGGCCGTTCCAAGGGCTACGGCTTT GTGACGTTCAAGGAAGCAGAGGCGGCGAAGCATGCGTGCGAAGACGCGTCGCCGGTAATCAACGGCCGTCGCGCCAACTGCAACCTCGCTTCCCTCGGCGCCAAGCGAGCTGGCCTCCGACCCGAGCCTCCGTCCACTCGGGTGCCGCTCTCCGCTCACGGCCAACACCACCAACCGCCACCAG ATATGgcgatgggacccagaggagtgTCATCGGCGCCACCGCCGCCGACAGGAGCAGCGCAGTGGTACTACCGCGTCCCCTCCATAACGCCGCCGCCATCGTCGCCTCCTCCGTTCCAACTCCATCACTACCACAATGCGCTCCCATTCTACCCCACCGCCGGCTACAG GTACTCTCCTCGTTACATCACAGACTTCAGTTACAACGGG AGGATGGGACATACTGGTGGCTTGGTCGCTGCTGCCGGAACGATGCCAGTGTATCCTTTGTACCAGTTCCAGCAGCATCAGCCTCCCTTCTTCCATGCCCCCAATGCTACTACTGCCGTCGCCACCGTGCCGTCGGCCATCCAGCCTGCTCCGCCCACAGGTCGGTCATCTCAATTCAATCACGGTTGTCACATTTCCTTGTGA